The Parambassis ranga chromosome 19, fParRan2.1, whole genome shotgun sequence genome contains a region encoding:
- the snupn gene encoding snurportin-1 — MDDLTQALSASFAVSKEPNSTAGPHPRLSQYKSKYSVLEQSERRRRFLDLQKSKRLNYVNHARRLADGDWTGADSDVEEDMEKQEEGDQGKDDKADEEEEGMEIERRKLPKHYANQLMLSEWLVDVPSELDTDWLLVVCPVGKRSLIVASKGSTAAYTKSGYCVNRFPSLLPGGNRHNSAMGKDYTILDCIYSEVDRTYYILDVMCWRGHPVYDCPTEFRFFWLQSKVQETEGLSEIAKRNPFRFVSLQSTDCSNESIRKALAAEYPFSVDGLLFYHQQTHYTPGSTPLVGWLRPYMVTDILGIDVPAGPLTNKPEYASHQLQQILEHKKTSSEVRPADRSGGYELEHLSTPNQNSDDSLNFLNQKPIREANMEV; from the exons ATGGATGATCTGACCCAAGCCCTCTCGGCCAGCTTTGCTGTGTCCAAGGAGCCCAACAGTACAGCTGGCCCCCATCCCCGGCTGTCTCAGTACAAGAGCAAGTACAGCGTGCTCGAGCAGAGTGAGCGACGACGGCGCTTTCTTGACCTGCAAAAAAG TAAAAGGTTAAACTATGTCAACCATGCGCGGCGTCTTGCTGATGGGGACTGGACGGGGGCAGACAGTGATGTGGAGGAAGACATGgaaaaacaggaggagggagatcAGGGGAAGGATGACAAggcagatgaagaagaagagggaatgGAGATCGAGAGGAGGAAGCTGCCAAAGCATTATGCAAACCAG CTCATGCTGTCAGAGTGGCTGGTGGATGTACCATCAGAACTGGACACTGATTGGCTGCTGGTAGTCTGTCCTGTGGGGAAAAGGTCTCTCATCGTTGCCTCCAAG GGTTCCACTGCAGCTTACACTAAAAGCGGCTATTGTGTGAACCGTTTCCCTTCCCTGCTGCCTGGTGGGAACAGACACAACTCGGCCATGGGAAAAG ACTATACCATCCTGGACTGCATTTACAGTGAGGTGGACCGAACCTACTACATCCTTGATGTCATGTGCTGGAGAGGCCACCCGGTCTACGACTGCCCA ACCGAGTTCCGTTTCTTCTGGCTTCAGTCCAAAGTCCAGGAGACGGAAGGCCTATCGGAGATCGCCAAACGCAACCCT TTCCGGTTTGTGAGCCTGCAGAGCACAGACTGCAGTAACGAGTCGATTCGGAAAGCCCTGGCGGCAGAGTACCCCTTCAGT GTCGATGGGCTCCTCTTCTACCATCAGCAGACCCACTACACTCCCGGCAGCACCCCTCTGGTCGGCTGGCTTCGTCCCTACATGGTTACTGACATTCTGGGTATAGACGTTCCTGCGGGACCCCTCACCAACAAACCAGAGTACGCCAGccaccagctgcagcagatccTCGAACACAAGAAGACGTCTAGTGAGGTCCGCCCAGCCGACAGAAGCGGAGGCTACGAGTTGGAGCACCTGTCCACCCCCAACCAGAACAGCGATGACTCGCTGAACTTTCTGAATCAGAAGCCGATAAGGGAAGCGAATATGGAGGTCTGA
- the snx33 gene encoding sorting nexin-33, with protein MSVKGKAIYTFLSENKEEISIQENEELVIFDENSVDGWFQGENSRGERGLFPASYVEIIRTRSNSNVTDCSISPAGSLGNDSSYFPSTPNTTLHTQQSYDDDDDDDWDDWDDRSTVVDYSDHSRSPGANGHAHGQSPLSNNPNVHYRAKTSPGHDSISSSRKGSMVGRNLNRFSSFVRSGVEAFVLGDVPMMAKIAEAYTIDMGPLGPQWKDNPQPFSCSIEDPTKQTKFKGIKTYISYRVTPSHTGRPVYRRYKHFDWLYNRLLHKFTVISVPHLPEKQATGRFEEDFIEKRKRRLILWMNHMTSHPVLSQYEGFEHFLMCADDKQWKLGKRRAEKDEMVGAHFMLTLQIPNEHQDLQDVEERVDNFKSFAKKMDDSVMQLTHVASELVRKHLGGFRKEFQRLGNSFQSISQAFMLDPPHRSDSLNNAISHTGRTYENIGEMFAEQPKYDLFHMLDKLSLYQGLLANFPDIIHLQKGAFAKVKESQRMSDEGKMDQDEADGIRKRCRTVGFALQAEMSHFHQQREVDFRDMMQAYLKEQIAFYQRVVQQLERTLRMYDCL; from the exons ATGTCAGTGAAAGGCAAAGCCATTTACACCtttctgagtgaaaacaaagaggagaTCAGCATCCAGGAGAACGAAGAACTGGTGATCTTCGATGAGAATTCGGTGGACGGCTGGTTCCAAGGGGAGAACAGCCGAGGGGAGAGGGGTCTCTTCCCTGCATCGTATGTGGAAATTATTCGCACGCGCTCAAATTCCAATGTAACAGACTGCTCCATAAGCCCGGCCGGCTCTTTAGGAAATGACTCCTCCTATTTCCCATCCACCCCAAACACTACTCTTCATACACAACAGAGTTAtgatgacgacgacgacgaTGACTGGGACGACTGGGATGACAGATCCACGGTGGTGGACTATTCCGATCACTCTAGGAGCCCTGGAGCCAATGGACATGCCCATGGACAGAGCCCCCTGTCAAACAACCCCAATGTGCACTATCGGGCAAAGACGTCACCCGGGCATGACAGCATCTCCAGCTCCAGGAAGGGCAGCATGGTGGGCAGGAACCTTAACAGATTTTCCAGCTTTGTCCGCTCAGGGGTGGAGGCGTTTGTGCTCGGAGATGTCCCCATGATGGCAAAGATAGCTGAGGCATACACCATCGACATGGGCCCCCTGGGGCCCCAGTGGAAGGACAACCCACAGCCGTTTTCCTGCTCCATTGAAGATCCCACCAAACAGACCAAATTCAAGGGCATCAAGACCTATATCTCATACAGGGTGACGCCGAGTCACACGGGTCGTCCCGTCTACAGACGATACAAACATTTCGACTGGCTGTATAACCGTTTACTCCACAAGTTCACTGTGATCTCTGTGCCTCACCTGCCCGAGAAGCAGGCCACGGGGCGGTTTGAGGAGGACTTCATTGAGAAGCGCAAGAGGCGGTTGATACTGTGGATGAACCACATGACCAGTCACCCAGTCCTCTCCCAGTATGAGGGCTTTGAGCACTTTCTTATGTGCGCTGATGACAAGCAGTGGAAACTAGGCAAGAGGCGTGCGGAGAAGGACGAGATGGTGGGTGCTCATTTTATGCTGACCCTGCAGATCCCCAACGAGCACCAGGACCTTCAGGATGTGGAAGAGCGGGTGGACAACTTCAAATCGTTTGCTAAGAAAATGGACGACAGCGTGATGCAGCTCACGCATGTGGCCTCAGAGCTGGTGCGTAAACATCTGGGCGGATTCAGGAAGGAGTTCCAGCGGCTGGGGAATTCCTTCCAGTCTATCAGCCAGGCGTTCATGCTGGACCCTCCTCACAGGTCCGACAGCCTCAACAACGCCATCTCCCACACAGGCCGCACCTATGAGAACATTGGAGAGATGTTTGCAGAGCAACCTAAGTATGACCTCTTCCACATGCTGGATAAGCTGTCGCTCTATCAAGGCCTGCTCGCTAACTTTCCGGACATCATTCATCTACAGAAAG GTGCCTTTGCCAAGGTGAAGGAGAGCCAGcggatgagtgacgaagggaaGATGGACCAGGATGAGGCAGACGGCATCAGGAAACGCTGCCGGACTGTGGGGTTCGCCCTCCAAGCAGAAATGAGCCACTTCCATCAGCAGCGAGAGGTGGACTTCAGAGACATGATGCAGGCCTACCTCAAGGAGCAGATAGCCTTTTACCAGCGTGTTGTCCAGCAACTGGAGCGCACCTTGCGCATGTACGACTGTCTGTAA